In Mycolicibacterium nivoides, the DNA window CCGACCACGCCGACGCCCAGTCGGCGATGGTGGTGACCGTCGACCGCGGCCGCTGGGGCTGTGCGCTCGACCGCGACCCGCATCACCGCGTGGTCGCGATGCGGGCCCGCGAGCTGGGCCGCACCCCGATCGTGGTCGGCGACGACGTCGACATCGTCGGCGACCTGTCCGGGCGGCCCGATACCCTGGCCCGCATCGTGCGCCGGGGCGAGCGCCGAACCGTGTTGCGCCGCACCGCCGATGACACCGATCCCACCGAACGCGTCGTGGTCGCCAACGCCGATCAGCTGTTGATCGTGGTGGCGCTGGCCGACCCACCCCCGCGCACCGGATTCGTCGAGCGCACCTTGATCGCTGCCTACGCCGGTGGACTGAAACCCATTCTGTGCCTGACGAAGTCGGACCTGGCCGCCCCCGAGCCGTTCGCCGCGCAGTTCGAGGATCTGGACCTGACCATCGTCACCGCCGGCCGGGAAGATCCCCTGGAGGCAGTCGCTCCGCTGCTGAGCGATCAGGTCACCGTGCTCCTCGGCCATTCCGGGGTTGGCAAGTCCACCCTGGTGAATCGTCTTGTCCCAGAAGCAGACCGGGCAACGGGCGAGGTTTCCGGAGTGGGCAAGGGCAAGCACACCTCCACCCAGTCGGTGGCGCTGCCGCTGGACGGATCCGGCTGGGTGATCGATACCCCCGGGATCCGCTCGTTCGGCCTGGCCCACATCCAACCGGACGACGTGATCATGGCGTTCTCGGATCTGGCGGAGACCATCGAAGACTGTCCGCGCGGCTGCGGCCACATGGGGCCGCCCGCCGACCCGGAGTGCGCCCTGGATACGTTGTCCGGCCCGGCGGCCGGCCGCGTCGGCGCGGCTCGCCGCCTGTTGGCGGTCCTGCACGAAAGCTGACCGCCTACCCGCGTACCGCTGGGCGGCACATCGCGTCGTTCGGCGACCGCGCGGCGCTATGGTCGCTGATTGTGGCTACTTATGTTCTCACCGGCAGCGCCTCGGGACTCGGCGCTGCGACCAAGAAGCGGCTGGAGTCCGACGGACATCGGGTGATCGGCGTCGACCTGCGCGATGCCGACGTGAACGTGGACCTGAGCACACCGGACGGGCGCGCCGAGGCGATCGCGAAGGTCACCGAGCTGGCTGACGGCGGTATCGACGGTTTCGTCCCGTTCGCCGGACTGGCCGCCGCGACCGGCCGTCCGGCGCATCTGCTGATCGCCGTCAACTACTTCGCCGCGATCGAGCTGCTGGAAGGCCTGCGCCCGCTTCTGGCCAACCGCGAGAACGCGTCGGTCGTGCTGATCAGCTCGAATTCGACCACCACTCAGCCCAATTGGCCGGCCGAGCTGGCGGACGCGTGCCTGGCCGGCGACGAGGTGGGCGCCAACACCGTCGCCTCCACCTACGGCGACTTCGCGGCACTGCAGGCCTACCCGGCGACGAAGGCCGCGCTGGCGTACTACGCCCGCACCAAGTCCGCGGAGTACATCGCCGAGGGCATCCGGCTCAACGCGATCGCACCGGGGCTCATCGACACTCCGATGACCCAGGAGGGCCGCAAGGACCCGTTGACCGGCGCGGGGATGGAGCAATTCCTCAAGACCATTCCCGCCGGGCGCGGCGGGCGGCCCGAAGAGGTGGCCGCACTGGTGGCATTCCTGCTGGGCCCCGAGGCGAGCTACTTCGTGGGGTCGGTCATCTTCGTCGACGGCGGGATCGACGCAGCGGTCCGCGGCAGGGACTGGCCGAAGGTCTGGGAGCTGAACATGTGACGCGCAGCGTCAGTGCTTGGCCTTGGCCTGATCGGCCTCTGCCTGCTGTTGCTCTTCCTCGGCCTGCTGCTTGGCCGCTGCGATGGCGGCGCGTCCCTCTGGGCTGGCCGCCGAATTACCCGGCGTCTTGGCCGAGGCCACGCCTGCGCTGCAGTTGAGGTTGAGCAGCACGGTGTCGGTGACCGGCGAGAAGTTGTCGCCCTTGAGCCACGGCGCCTTCTCGGAGCTGGTGACGACGCAGTCGTCGTCGGCCTCCGAGTCGCCGGAGCGGGTCGCCACGACACCCTTCATCCCGGCGTCAGCCAATGCCGATTGCGCATCCGAGTACTTCTGCCCGGCGTAGTCGTCAGCCGCCGCGACACCGGTGGCCAACGCCCCGACCGGGACGGCGGAAGCGCCGAGCACCATGGCCGCCGCGAGCAGCTTCCTCATAACAACCTCCGATTCGCCTGTCCCCGCCCTGTGAGCCAGAAGGTTATTGGCGGCGTCTGCGAGGACCCTGGGAGTACGGCGGGTGGTTGCTTGGAATTTGGGCGATCGGGCCATGAACGAATGTGGGCTTGTGTTCTCAGATCTCGGCAGATCCTCGGACACAAGCCCACATTCGTTCGATAACCCAGTTGAAACTACTTGCGGCGCCAGCCTCGCACCGTCTCGATGGCCGTCTTCAGGCCACGACGACGCCCGGTCGCGGGATCGGTGACCCCGTACCCTTCGAGCTCGGTGAACATCCGCTCGCTGCGGGTCTCGGGTGCGTTGTCGGCCGTGTCCTTCAGGAACTTGTCAGGCAGCGACAACTTGGCGATGGTGCGCCACGTCTTGCCGTACTGCACCAGGAACGGTCCCGTGGTGTAGGGCAGGTCGTACTTGGCGCACAGCGCCCGCACCCGGACCGCGATCTCGGCGTACCGATTGCTCGGCAGATCCGGGAACAGGTGATGCTCGATCTGGTAGCTCAGGTTGCCGCTCATGAAGGCCAGCGCCGGACCCGAGTTGAAGTTGGCACTGCCCAGCATCTGCCGCAGGTACCACTGGCCGCGGCTCTCACCGACCATGTCGGTCTTGGTGAATTTCTCTGCGCCATCAGGGAAATGGCCGCAGAAGATCACCGCGTTGGCCCACACGTTGCGGATCACGTTGGCGACCGCATTGGCCTTCAAGGTGGACTTGAAGGTCGCTCCCGGCGACAGCGCCGTCAGCGCCGGCCACACCACGTAGTCCTTGGCCAGCTGATGCCCGGCCTTGACGCCGAACTCGCGCACGCGGACGAGCGTGGCGTTGCGGTCGTCGCGGCCCTTGAAGATCTTGCCGAGCTCCAGGTGCTGCAGCCCCACGCCCCACTCGAAACCGATCGCGAGGAGGGTGTTGAACAGCAGGTTGCCGTAGAGGTTGAACGGCTTCCACCTGGCATCCCGGGTGACGCGGATGACGCCGTAGCCCACGTCGTCGTCCATGCCGAGGATGTTCGTGTACTTGTGGTGCATGAAGTTGTGGGTGAACCGCCAGTGCTTGGACGCCCCGCTCATATCCCACTCCCACGACGAGGAGTGAATCTCGGGATCGTTCATCCAGTCCCACTGGCCGTGCATGACGTTGTGGCCGATCTCCATGTTCTCGATGATCTTGGCCACGCCCAGGGTTACGGTGCCCGCCCACCACGCGGAGCGCTTGGAGCTCGCCGCGAGCATGACGCGGCCGGCTACGTCGAGCGCACGCTGCGCCGCGATGGTGCGGCGGATGTAGCGCGCGTCGCGCTCACCGCGGGAGTCTTCGATGTCCTGCCGGATCGCGTCGAGCTCGATGCCCAGGTTCTCGATATCGGCATCGGTGAGATGCGCGAATGCGGGAACGTCGGTAACTGCCATCGTCAGCCTCCTCTCGATTACCTACGGTAGCGTAACCTACGATCCCGTAGGTTACCAGCCAGTAAAGTTTATACGTCCAGAACACAGTCGCCGGAAGCGGCCGAAACACACGTCTGGATCCGGGTGCCCGGGTCGTGCTCGACGCCGGTGCGCAGATCGCGCACGTGCCCGTCGACCAGGCCCACCACACACGACTGACAGATCCCCATCCGGCAGCCGAACGGCATCCGGATCCCGACCTGCTCCCCCGCGTCCATCAACGGCGTCGCGCCGTCGACCGTGACCTCCTTGCCGCTGCGCTCGAATGTCACCGTGCCCCCGGCGCCGTGCGGGGCAGCCCGCGACACCGCGAACCGTTCCAGGTGCAGGCTGTCGGCGATACCCGCGCCCGCCCACACCCGTTCGGCGTCATCGAGCATGCCTTCCGGCCCGCATGCCCAGGCTTGACGCTCACGCCAATCCGGGACTACGTCGCCGATGTGCGCCAGATCCAGCCTGCCTTCGGTCCGGGTGCTGCGCAACAGCAGCCGGTAGCCGGGATGCTCGTCGTGCAGCGCGGCCAGCTCCTGGCCGAACATCACGTCGGATTCCGTTGGCGCGGAATGCACATGCACGATGTCGGTGATCTGGTCGCGGCGCACCAGGGTACGCAGCATCGACATCACCGGAGTTATCCCCGAACCGGCCGTCACGAACAACACCGTCGCGGGCGCCGGATCGGGCATGACGAAGTTGCCCTGTGGGGCCGCCAACCGCACCACGGTCCCCGGCCGCAGACCATCGACCAGATGCGTCGACAAGAACCCCTCGGGCATCGCCTTGACCGTGATCGCGATGGTGCGCGCACCAGCCGCAGAGGCCTTCTCCGGTGTCGAGGTGAGCGAATACGACCGCCAGCGCCAGCGCCCGTCGATCAGCACCCCGATGCCGACGTACTGGCCGGGTTCGTAGTCGAACGAGAATCCCCAGCCCGGTTTGATCACCAGCGTCGCCGAGTCAGCCGTTTCCCGCCGAACCTCCACCACCCGGCCGCGCAACTCCCGCGCCGACCACAACGGGTTGGCCAGTTTGAGGTAGTCATCGGGCAGCAGCGGGGTGGTCACCTGGCCGACGATTCGGCGGACAACATTCCACGCGGGACGCCGTTCGGCGCCGGCGACGGCGGGACGGAGCGTGTCGGCCACATTGGCCGAGACCTTGATATCGTTCTTGGCCATGAACCTACGGTACCGTAGGTTACTGCCACGTAGCTAGTCGCACGACGGCTGTCGCAGGTCAGGAAGCCAAAGTGTTCTTGAAAGTTTTCCCGTCCTTCATGATCACTTTGAAGTTTCGTTCCGGATCGGCGACCAGGTCCAGCCGTGCCAACGGGTCGCCGTCGACCAGCAGCAGATCCGCGAGCGCACCCTCCTGAACCACACCCAGCTTGCCGGCGTACGGGTTGCGCTTGCCCGACATCGCCAGCAGTTCGGCATTGGTTCCGGTGGCCATCGTCAACGTCTCGGCGGGCGAGAACCACCTGCCGAGCCCCGCCAGCAGCGCCCCCTGTTTCGGTGCCAGCTGCGGCGAGAACAGGATGTCCGTGCCGAAGGCCGTCTTGAGCTTGTACTTGCGGGCCAACTGGTAGACGTTGTTGACGCCGTCGACGATCTCCTTGGCCTTGGCGGCCTCGTCGGAGCCCGGCGGGAACGCACCGATCATCTCGGCCGGGATCGGCTGCGTGCTCAGCCAGATGTTCTTGTCCGCCATCTGCTTTGCCGTCGCCTCGTCCATCAGATGAGCGTGCTCGATACACGTGACGCCGGCGCGGATCGCCTGCTGGATCGTCTGCGGGGTGTAGGCATGCACCGTCACATACGTGCCCCAGTTGCCCGCGGCTTCGGTGGCCGCCCGCAATTCGGACTCGGTGAAGGTGGTGACGTCGAGCGGGCTGTGCGGGGAGGACACCCCGCCCCCTGCGGTCAGCTTGATCTGCGACGCGCCCTGGAACAACTGCTCGCGGGCGCGCACCCGCACCTCGTCGGGGCTGTCGGCGACCATGGCGGCGCCGAGCTCCTCCTGGCGCGACGGCGGGCCACCCGGATTGCGCGGAAGGTCCGCGGGCGTACGGAAGTCACCGTGGCCGCTGGTCACCGTGATGATCGCGCCGGACGGGTAGATGCGCGGTCCGTCGATGACGCCTTCGTCGATGGCCTGCTTGAGACCGAAGCTCGGGCCGCCGAGATCGCGCACCGTGGTGAACCCGCGCATCAGGGTGTCGTTGGCCTCGGCGCCGGCCAGCAGGTTGAGGTACCCCGGATCCAAGGTCGTCAACTGTGTCACCGGCGGCCTCACCAGCATCGTGTGCCAGTGGTTGTCGATCAGGCCCGGCATCAACGTCCGGCCGCCGCCGTCGATCACCGTCGCCCCCGGCTCGTCCGGCAACGCCTCGGTGGAGATCCGCTCGATCCGGTTGCCCTTGACCCGCACGTTCGACGGTGCCGACAGCCGATCACTGTGGCCGTCAAAGATTTTGACGTTGCGGAAGTCCGTGGTGGCCACCCCGTCGGCAGGAGGTGCCGGAGGCGGCGGGGCCTGCGCGGAGTCCGCGGGGCGGCCCGGCTCTGAAGATCCGGCCGATGAGGTGTCTCCGTCACCGGCCGAACACGACACACTGGCCAGGATCACAGCCAACGACGCCAACAGCCCGAATGCGCGCATCAAGATCCTTGTCTGGTCGGTCAGAGCAGTTCGAGCAGGAACGGCAATTCTTGCGGCGCATACCACGCGAGGTCGTGATCCTGGGCGTCGCCCACCGTGAGTTCGGCGTCCTCGTCCCCCAGATCCGCGTCGTCGATGGCGTCGACAGCGGCCAGCACCGCCGGCTCCGCGTCTGCGTTGTCGACGTACACCGCGACGACCGTGTCGATCGGCAACGGCCCCGACAACCGCACTACGGCGTCGTCGAGGTCGGGCCGCACGGTGACTTCGACATCGGCCCCCGTATCGGCCACCACCACGGCACGGCGCGGCGGCAGGCCGGAACCCGGCTGCAGATCCGTACCCCCGAGCAAGCGCAGCGAGGCCAGTGCGGCCTCACGCAACGCCACCTCGGCGAGTTCGTCGTCGTCGCCCTCGGCGTAGGCCTCCCGCAGCGTCGGGGTGACCGCGAAGGCGGTCCCGTTCACGACGAGCAGGTGGCGGTCGGCGACAAGCTGTTGCAGGGCGACCAGAGTCGTCGGGATGTAGACGCGCACACCGCGAGATTAATCGGCTTCGGCGTCCTTTTCGGCGTCGGCCTGTTTCTCGTCGGCTTGCGGGTCCTTCTCCACCGAGATCACGAAGTCGTCGCCGTGCTGGATGACACCGCTGACCACGGCACTGCTCACCGCCTCCACCGCGTACTGCCGACGAACCACCAACGGATCCTGCCGGAGGTCGCGGACCAGTGCCACCGCGAGACCGATCATCACCAGCACGAACGGCACCGCGACGATGATGGTGATCGACTGCAGACCATTGAGGGCGTCGGCACCACCGACCAGCAGCATCACCGCCGCGACCGCACCGGTGGCGACACCCCAGAAGATCACCGTCGGGCGGGTCGGCTTGATGGTGCCGCGCTCGGACAGCGAACCCATCACGATCGACGCGGCGTCGGCGCCCGACACGAAGAAGATGGCCACCAGCACCATCACCACGACGCTGGTGACGGTTGCGATCGGATACTCACCGAGCAGGCTGAACAGCTGTCGCTCCTGGCTGCCCATTCCGGCCAGGTCCACACCGTTCTGCTGCTCGAAGATGGCCGCACCGCCGAACACACAGAACCAGACCAGCGACACCACGCTGGGCACCAGCAGCACCCCGGTCACGAATTGCCGGATGGTGCGGCCCCGCGAGATCCGGGCGATGAACATACCGACGAACGGGGTCCAGGAGATCCACCACGCCCAGTAGAAGATGGTCCAGTCCTGGAGCCAGGCGCTGACCTCGGGACCTTCCGCGCCGGTCCGGGCCGCCATCTGCGGGAGGTCTCCCACGTAACTGCCGATCGCCGTCGGGATCATGTTCAGCATGAACATCGTCGGACCGACCAGGAAGATGAACAAGGCCATCGCCACCGCCAGCACCATGTTGGTGTTGGACAGCCACTGAATCCCGCGTGCGACGCCTGACACCGCCGACAGGACGAACGCGATGGTCAGGACCGTGATGATGATGATCAAGATGGCATTGCCGGTTTCACCGATCCCGGCGACGATGTGCAGCCCGCTGCGGATCTGCAGCGCGCCGAGCCCCAGGGACGCGGCCGACCCGAACAGCGTGGCGAAGATCGCCAGCATGTCGATCACCTTGCCCCACGGCCCGTTGGCACGTTTGCCCAGCAGAGGCTCGAACGCCGCACTGACCAACTGCAACCTGCCCTTGCGGTACACGCCGTAGGCGATGGTCAGGCCGACGACCGCGTAGATCGCCCACGGATGCAGGGTCCAGTGGAACATCGTGGTCGCCATCGCGGTCTGCGCGGCCTCGGGATTGCCGGGTTCGCCGGTGCCCGGTGGCGGGGATGCGTAATGCGACAGCGGCTCGGAGACCCCGAAGAACATCAGACCGATGCCCATGCCGGCGCTGAACATCATCGCCACCCAGGACACCGTGCGGAACTCCGGTTCATCGTCGTCACGACCCAACGGGATGTTGCCGTAACGGCTCATGGCCAGCCAGATCACAAAGACCACGAACCCGGACGCTGTCAGGACGAACAGCCAACCGACATCGGCCATCACCCAACTGAGCGCGTTCGACGACGCCGTGGCGAGCGAATCCGTGCTGACGAATCCCCAGACCAGGAATGCGAGCGCGATGGCGGCGGTGACTCCGAAGACCACCCAGTCAACACCGGCTCGGCGGGTATAGGCCTTCTGCTCCACCGGAATGTCGAGCGCCGGATGGTGCGGCACCACATCGGTGACGCGCGACTTGAGCGCGCCCTGCGTTTTCTTTACTGCGGTTTCGTCGGCTTCTTGCGTGTTCTTGTCAGATCTACTTTTTCGTATCTCAGCTGGCATGATCAATTCATCAGACCGCGAATTGCAGCTCAGGTCAAACACGTCACGCGTTTTGCCAGGTCTACTTGGCGGCCTCGAGCAACTCATCCAGAGATTCACGGAACAGGCTCGGCAGGACGTCGACGTCGCTCATCGCGTCCCGGTCGGCGTTGATCCCGAAATACAACATGCCGTCGTATGACGTGACCCCGATGGCCAGAACCTGGTTCTGCAGCAACGGCGGCACCGCGTAGGTCTCCAGCAACTTGGTGCCCGCGATGTACATCTGTTTCTGGGCCCCGGGCACGTTGGTGATCAACAGATTGAACAGCCGGGCCGAAAACCCTGTCGCCACGCGAATACCCATGGCGTGCAACGTCGGCGGCGCGAACCCGGACAGCGTCACGATGGTGCGCGCGTCGACCAGGCTGGCCGCGGTGGAGTGCGATTCGGTGGCATGGGCGATCTGCGACAGCCGCACCACCGGGTTACCCTCTCCGACCGGGAGATCGACCAGGAACGGCGAAACCTCGCTGATGGCCTGCCCCGGGCCCGAAGAGTCCAGTTCGGCGTCCGGATACACCGACATCGGCGCCATCGCCCGCACAGTGGTGGTCGGGGTCACCGGCTCCCCACGCGACAGCAACCAGTTGCGCAGAGCGCCGGCCACCACGGCCAGCACGACGTCGTTGATGTCGCAGTTGTAGCGGGCCCGCACCAGCCGGTAGTCGTCCAGCCGGTGCTGGTCCACCGAGAACCTGCGGTTGCGCGAGACGGTCGTGTTCAGTGGGCTGCTCGGTGCCGTGCCACGCGCCACCGTGCGCGCCACATCGGCGACCCGCCGGCCCACCGCGGCCAGTTCGGTGGCGCTGGTGGCCACCTCGGTCACCGTGTCCCGCAGTGCGGTCAGCTGGCTGGTCGGCCGGGTGATCCACTCCCCGATCGCGCCGAGCATCAACTGGCGGTCGCTGGGTTCGCGGGCCGGAATCCAGATGTCCTCGCCGAACTCCGGCGGCTTCTGCGCGCGGTCGACGATCACATGCCCGATCTCGAGTGCGGTCATGCCGTTGACCAGAGCCTGGTGGGTCTTGGTGTAGATCGCGAGGCGATTCTTGGTCAGCCCTTCGACCAGGTACATCTCCCACAGCGGCCGGGTCCGGTCCAACGGCCGCGAGCCGAGCCGGGCGATCAGGTCGTGCAGCTGCGCATCGCTGCCCGGAGACGGCAGCGCCGAGCGCCGGATGTGGTACGTGATGTCGAAATCCCGGTCGTCGACCCACACCGGCCGGGCCAAGCCCAGCGTCACCTCACGCACCTTCTGCCGGTAACGCGGAATCTGGGGTAAACGGCGCTCGACGGTCTCCAGCAGGGTCTCGTAGCTCAAGCCGGCACGCGGCTTCCGCAGGATCGACAAAGACCCGACGTACATCGGCGTCGCGGTGTTCTCCAAGTGGTAGAACGCTGCGTCGGACGCCGACAGTCTGTTCACCATGCGGCGCCAACCTCCCCTTCTCGCCCCCCTGAACCCCGTCACGTTAACCGGCGATTCGGCCACCGCGCATCACGGGTGCTGCCGCGCGTCAATTTCGCGCCGGCGTTCATGTCGGAGGTCCCGGGCGTTCATGCCGAAATCGCCGAGAGCTCCCATCGCCCATCGCCCTCCAGGCTCAGCCGGGACCGATGATGACGGTCGATCGTGGACCGGTGTCCCACGCTGACCACCACACACCCGGGTAACCGCTCACGCATCAACTCATACATGGCGTCCTCAAGTCCCTCGTCCAACGCGGACGTCGACTCGTCGAGGAACACCACCCGCGGGCGCACCAACAGCACCCGCGCGATCGAGACCCGCTGTTGTTCGCCCAGCGACAGCACCGATGCCCAGTCGGCCTCCTCCTCCAGCCGTTCCGTCAGATGTCCGAGGGCCACCGCGCGCAACGTGTCCCGGAGTTCGCTGTCGCTCACGTCGGCTATCGGAAGCGGGTACACCACGGCGGCTCGCAGATCGCCGAGCGGCAGGTACGGCAGCTGGGGCAGGAACAGCGTCGCCCATCCGGGCGGATACTCGACCAGTCCGGATGTCCGCGGCCACAACTCGGCAAGGCTTCGCAGCAGGGTGGTCTTGCCGCATCCCGACGGACCCTTCACCACCACACTGTCCCCCGGGTTCAGCATCATCGTGAGGTCGGTGATCAGCGGGCGCCCCCGCAGGTCACCGACCCGCACATCGGTCAGCCCGAGCGAATCTCGCGTGGTGCCCACCGAGATGCGGGGTAGCTCCCTGGCCCGGTGATCGCTGTCGAGCATCTGGTCGACGCGCATCAGGGCGGCCCGGTACACCGTGAACTCGTCATAGCTGTCACGGAAGAACGCCATTGCGGCACAGACATTTCCGAAGGCCGCGACGGTCTGCAGCAGTCCGCCGAGAGTGATCTGGCCGCTGAAGAACCGGGGGGCCTGCACGATGTAGGGGATCATGCCGGTCGTCACGTCACCGACGCCGCGGTTCCAGCCGTTGAGCCGGAGCTGAGCGAACACGATGCGCCACATATTGGCGATCACCTCGGCGAACCGGGAGTGCAGCAGTTGCCGTTCCCGCTCGGAGCCCCGGTAGAAGGCCACTCGTTCGGCGCTGTCCCGCAGCCGCACCAGCGCATACCGGAAACTGGCGCTGAACCGTTCGTTGAGGAAGTTCAGCCGCACCAGCGGGCGGCCGATCCAGAATGCGATGACGGTCACCGTGATCGAGAAGATGAACGCCACGAACACCATGGCCCGCGGAATCACCCAGCCGCCCAACTGCAATGGCCCCGATAGTTGCCACAGCACGCCGGTGAACATCACGATCAGCAGTGACTTGCTCACCGCCCCGATGCTCAGGTCGACCGACTTGGTGGTGAAAGTCTCGACGTCGGTCTGGATGCGCTGATCGG includes these proteins:
- the rsgA gene encoding ribosome small subunit-dependent GTPase A: MGAREYDESDVRIRPGKGSRPRTKTRPDHADAQSAMVVTVDRGRWGCALDRDPHHRVVAMRARELGRTPIVVGDDVDIVGDLSGRPDTLARIVRRGERRTVLRRTADDTDPTERVVVANADQLLIVVALADPPPRTGFVERTLIAAYAGGLKPILCLTKSDLAAPEPFAAQFEDLDLTIVTAGREDPLEAVAPLLSDQVTVLLGHSGVGKSTLVNRLVPEADRATGEVSGVGKGKHTSTQSVALPLDGSGWVIDTPGIRSFGLAHIQPDDVIMAFSDLAETIEDCPRGCGHMGPPADPECALDTLSGPAAGRVGAARRLLAVLHES
- a CDS encoding SDR family oxidoreductase: MATYVLTGSASGLGAATKKRLESDGHRVIGVDLRDADVNVDLSTPDGRAEAIAKVTELADGGIDGFVPFAGLAAATGRPAHLLIAVNYFAAIELLEGLRPLLANRENASVVLISSNSTTTQPNWPAELADACLAGDEVGANTVASTYGDFAALQAYPATKAALAYYARTKSAEYIAEGIRLNAIAPGLIDTPMTQEGRKDPLTGAGMEQFLKTIPAGRGGRPEEVAALVAFLLGPEASYFVGSVIFVDGGIDAAVRGRDWPKVWELNM
- a CDS encoding PASTA domain-containing protein, which codes for MRKLLAAAMVLGASAVPVGALATGVAAADDYAGQKYSDAQSALADAGMKGVVATRSGDSEADDDCVVTSSEKAPWLKGDNFSPVTDTVLLNLNCSAGVASAKTPGNSAASPEGRAAIAAAKQQAEEEQQQAEADQAKAKH
- a CDS encoding fatty acid desaturase family protein, which codes for MAVTDVPAFAHLTDADIENLGIELDAIRQDIEDSRGERDARYIRRTIAAQRALDVAGRVMLAASSKRSAWWAGTVTLGVAKIIENMEIGHNVMHGQWDWMNDPEIHSSSWEWDMSGASKHWRFTHNFMHHKYTNILGMDDDVGYGVIRVTRDARWKPFNLYGNLLFNTLLAIGFEWGVGLQHLELGKIFKGRDDRNATLVRVREFGVKAGHQLAKDYVVWPALTALSPGATFKSTLKANAVANVIRNVWANAVIFCGHFPDGAEKFTKTDMVGESRGQWYLRQMLGSANFNSGPALAFMSGNLSYQIEHHLFPDLPSNRYAEIAVRVRALCAKYDLPYTTGPFLVQYGKTWRTIAKLSLPDKFLKDTADNAPETRSERMFTELEGYGVTDPATGRRRGLKTAIETVRGWRRK
- a CDS encoding ferredoxin reductase, encoding MAKNDIKVSANVADTLRPAVAGAERRPAWNVVRRIVGQVTTPLLPDDYLKLANPLWSARELRGRVVEVRRETADSATLVIKPGWGFSFDYEPGQYVGIGVLIDGRWRWRSYSLTSTPEKASAAGARTIAITVKAMPEGFLSTHLVDGLRPGTVVRLAAPQGNFVMPDPAPATVLFVTAGSGITPVMSMLRTLVRRDQITDIVHVHSAPTESDVMFGQELAALHDEHPGYRLLLRSTRTEGRLDLAHIGDVVPDWRERQAWACGPEGMLDDAERVWAGAGIADSLHLERFAVSRAAPHGAGGTVTFERSGKEVTVDGATPLMDAGEQVGIRMPFGCRMGICQSCVVGLVDGHVRDLRTGVEHDPGTRIQTCVSAASGDCVLDV
- a CDS encoding metal-dependent hydrolase family protein; translated protein: MRAFGLLASLAVILASVSCSAGDGDTSSAGSSEPGRPADSAQAPPPPAPPADGVATTDFRNVKIFDGHSDRLSAPSNVRVKGNRIERISTEALPDEPGATVIDGGGRTLMPGLIDNHWHTMLVRPPVTQLTTLDPGYLNLLAGAEANDTLMRGFTTVRDLGGPSFGLKQAIDEGVIDGPRIYPSGAIITVTSGHGDFRTPADLPRNPGGPPSRQEELGAAMVADSPDEVRVRAREQLFQGASQIKLTAGGGVSSPHSPLDVTTFTESELRAATEAAGNWGTYVTVHAYTPQTIQQAIRAGVTCIEHAHLMDEATAKQMADKNIWLSTQPIPAEMIGAFPPGSDEAAKAKEIVDGVNNVYQLARKYKLKTAFGTDILFSPQLAPKQGALLAGLGRWFSPAETLTMATGTNAELLAMSGKRNPYAGKLGVVQEGALADLLLVDGDPLARLDLVADPERNFKVIMKDGKTFKNTLAS
- a CDS encoding DUF6912 family protein, producing MRVYIPTTLVALQQLVADRHLLVVNGTAFAVTPTLREAYAEGDDDELAEVALREAALASLRLLGGTDLQPGSGLPPRRAVVVADTGADVEVTVRPDLDDAVVRLSGPLPIDTVVAVYVDNADAEPAVLAAVDAIDDADLGDEDAELTVGDAQDHDLAWYAPQELPFLLELL
- a CDS encoding BCCT family transporter, whose translation is MPAEIRKSRSDKNTQEADETAVKKTQGALKSRVTDVVPHHPALDIPVEQKAYTRRAGVDWVVFGVTAAIALAFLVWGFVSTDSLATASSNALSWVMADVGWLFVLTASGFVVFVIWLAMSRYGNIPLGRDDDEPEFRTVSWVAMMFSAGMGIGLMFFGVSEPLSHYASPPPGTGEPGNPEAAQTAMATTMFHWTLHPWAIYAVVGLTIAYGVYRKGRLQLVSAAFEPLLGKRANGPWGKVIDMLAIFATLFGSAASLGLGALQIRSGLHIVAGIGETGNAILIIIITVLTIAFVLSAVSGVARGIQWLSNTNMVLAVAMALFIFLVGPTMFMLNMIPTAIGSYVGDLPQMAARTGAEGPEVSAWLQDWTIFYWAWWISWTPFVGMFIARISRGRTIRQFVTGVLLVPSVVSLVWFCVFGGAAIFEQQNGVDLAGMGSQERQLFSLLGEYPIATVTSVVVMVLVAIFFVSGADAASIVMGSLSERGTIKPTRPTVIFWGVATGAVAAVMLLVGGADALNGLQSITIIVAVPFVLVMIGLAVALVRDLRQDPLVVRRQYAVEAVSSAVVSGVIQHGDDFVISVEKDPQADEKQADAEKDAEAD
- a CDS encoding WS/DGAT/MGAT family O-acyltransferase, giving the protein MVNRLSASDAAFYHLENTATPMYVGSLSILRKPRAGLSYETLLETVERRLPQIPRYRQKVREVTLGLARPVWVDDRDFDITYHIRRSALPSPGSDAQLHDLIARLGSRPLDRTRPLWEMYLVEGLTKNRLAIYTKTHQALVNGMTALEIGHVIVDRAQKPPEFGEDIWIPAREPSDRQLMLGAIGEWITRPTSQLTALRDTVTEVATSATELAAVGRRVADVARTVARGTAPSSPLNTTVSRNRRFSVDQHRLDDYRLVRARYNCDINDVVLAVVAGALRNWLLSRGEPVTPTTTVRAMAPMSVYPDAELDSSGPGQAISEVSPFLVDLPVGEGNPVVRLSQIAHATESHSTAASLVDARTIVTLSGFAPPTLHAMGIRVATGFSARLFNLLITNVPGAQKQMYIAGTKLLETYAVPPLLQNQVLAIGVTSYDGMLYFGINADRDAMSDVDVLPSLFRESLDELLEAAK